A region from the Bombyx mori chromosome 15, ASM3026992v2 genome encodes:
- the Mmp1 gene encoding matrix metalloproteinase 1 isoform X7 yields the protein MRIIKNTKGISRGIMAMMTMRGGLRILWTVAAAGVLLTRSSAAPTFGTTDKATMYLAQYGYLSPSVRNPSSGHIMDESSWRRAIAEFQSFAGLNATGELDDQTNEMMSLPRCGVRDKVGFGESRAKRYALQGSRWRVKNLTYKISKYPSRLNRAEVDAELAKAFSVWSDYTDLTFTQKRSGQVHIEIRFEKGEHGDGDPFDGPGGTLAHAYFPAHQIAMQYVKRDLQSDVYTVYGGDAHFDDAEMWSINSRRGTNLFQVAAHEFGHSLGLSHSDVRSALMAPFYRGYDPAFQLDQDDVQGIQSLYGHKTQTDIGGGGGGLIPSVPRATTQQPSAEDPALCADPRIDTIFNSADGSTFVFKGDHYWRLTEDGVAAGYPRLISRAWPGLPGNIDAAFTYKNGKTYFFKGSKYWRYNGQKMDGDYPKDISEGFTGIPDNLDAALVWSGNGKIYFYKGSKFWRFDPAQRPPVKATYPKPLSNWDGIPDNIDAALQYTNGYTYFFKGGSYWRFNDRLFSVDTDNPQFPRSTAFWWLGCSSAPRGTVGGVKSSAPRSFFWFRK from the exons ATGAGAATAATTAAGAATACGAAAGGAATTTCAAGGGGCATTATGGCAATGATGACTATGAGGGGCGGCTTGAGGATTCTATGGACGGTGGCGGCTGCCGGAGTCTTACTCACGAGGAGTAGCGCCGCTCCAACCTTCGGTACTACAGATAAGGCGACG ATGTATTTAGCACAGTACGGTTATTTAAGTCCATCAGTAAGGAATCCTTCGAGTGGACACATTATGGATGAGAGCTCGTGGAGGAGAGCCATTGCCGAATTTCAGAGCTTCGCTGGTCTTAATGCTACGG GTGAACTGGATGACCAAACGAACGAAATGATGTCATTGCCAAGGTGTGGAGTTAGAGATAAAGTAGGCTTCGGAGAGAGTCGTGCCAAAAGATACGCATTGCAAG GGTCAAGATGGCGTGTCAAAAATCTGACGTACAAGATATCCAAGTACCCATCAAGACTGAATCGCGCCGAAGTCGATGCTGAGCTTGCCAAAGCCTTCTCCGTCTGGTCTGACTACACGGATCTTACTTTCACACAAAAGAGATCCGGTCAAGTCCACATAGAAATTAG GTTTGAGAAAGGCGAGCACGGTGACGGAGATCCTTTTGATGGTCCAGGAGGCACCCTCGCCCACGCTTATTTCCCG GCACATCAAATAGCGATGCAATATGTTAAAAGGGACTTGCAAAGTGATGTGTATACG GTGTATGGAGGTGATGCCCATTTTGATGACGCTGAGATGTGGTCCATCAATTCCCGTAGAGGAACTAATCTTTTCCAG GTAGCAGCGCATGAGTTTGGTCACTCGCTGGGTCTCTCACACAGCGATGTAAGATCCGCATTGATGGCGCCGTTTTATCGTGGTTACGATCCTGCTTTCCAACTCGATCAGGACGACGTCCAAGGAATTCAG tcGCTTTATGGCCACAAGACCCAGACAGACATTGGTGGCGGTGGCGGCGGACTGATACCTTCCGTTCCTCGAGCGACCACGCAGCAGCCGTCAGCTGAGGATCCGGCTCTCTGCGCTGATCCTCGTATTGATACTATCTTTAATTCTGCCGACGGTTCGACTTTTGTATTCAAAG GCGATCATTACTGGAGGCTAACTGAAGATGGCGTAGCGGCTGGGTACCCGCGTCTTATTTCCCGAGCCTGGCCTGGTCTACCCGGAAACATTGATGCAGCATTTACCTACAAGAACGGCAAGACTTACTTCTTTAAGGGCTCGAAGTACTGGAGGTACAATGGGCAGAAGATGGACGGGGATTACCCCAAGGATATTAGTGAAG GCTTCACCGGTATCCCAGATAACCTAGATGCGGCTTTGGTTTGGTCCGGCAATGGCAAGATCTATTTCTACAAGGGCTCGAAATTCTGGCGATTTGACCCTGCACAACGGCCTCCCGTGAAAGCTACCTACCCGAAGCCTTTGTCTAACTGGGATGGAATACCTGATAACATCGACGCCGCCTTGCAGTACACTAACGGATACACCTACTTCTTCAAGGGGGGATCATACTGGAGATTCAACGACAGATTGTTCAGC GTGGACACAGACAACCCTCAGTTCCCGCGTTCAACCGCGTTCTGGTGGTTGGGCTGCAGCAGCGCGCCGCGCGGCACCGTCGGAG
- the Mmp1 gene encoding matrix metalloproteinase 1 isoform 2 (isoform 2 is encoded by transcript variant 2; The RefSeq protein has 1 substitution compared to this genomic sequence) — MRIIKNTKGISRGIMAMMTMRGGLRILWTVAAAGVLLTRSSAAPTFGTTDKATMYLAQYGYLSPSVRNPSSGHIMDESSWRRAIAEFQSFAGLNATGELDDQTNEMMSLPRCGVRDKVGFGESRAKRYALQGSRWRVKNLTYKISKYPSRLNRAEVDAELAKAFSVWSDYTDLTFTQKRSGQVHIEIRFEKGEHGDGDPFDGPGGTLAHAYFPVYGGDAHFDDAEMWSINSRRGTNLFQVAAHEFGHSLGLSHSDVRSALMAPFYRGYDPAFQLDQDDVQGIQSLYGHKTQTDIGGGGGGLIPSVPRATTQQPSAEDPALCADPRVDTIFNSADGSTFVFKGDHYWRLTEDGVAAGYPRLISRAWPGLPGNIDAAFTYKNGKTYFFKGSKYWRYNGQKMDGDYPKDISEGFTGIPDNLDAALVWSGNGKIYFYKGSKFWRFDPAQRPPVKATYPKPLSNWDGIPDNIDAALQYTNGYTYFFKGGSYWRFNDRLFSVDTDNPQFPRSTAFWWLGCSSAPRGTVGGVKSSAPRSFFWFRK; from the exons ATGAGAATAATTAAGAATACGAAAGGAATTTCAAGGGGCATTATGGCAATGATGACTATGAGGGGCGGCTTGAGGATTCTATGGACGGTGGCGGCTGCCGGAGTCTTACTCACGAGGAGTAGCGCCGCTCCAACCTTCGGTACTACAGATAAGGCGACG ATGTATTTAGCACAGTACGGTTATTTAAGTCCATCAGTAAGGAATCCTTCGAGTGGACACATTATGGATGAGAGCTCGTGGAGGAGAGCCATTGCCGAATTTCAGAGCTTCGCTGGTCTTAATGCTACGG GTGAACTGGATGACCAAACGAACGAAATGATGTCATTGCCAAGGTGTGGAGTTAGAGATAAAGTAGGCTTCGGAGAGAGTCGTGCCAAAAGATACGCATTGCAAG GGTCAAGATGGCGTGTCAAAAATCTGACGTACAAGATATCCAAGTACCCATCAAGACTGAATCGCGCCGAAGTCGATGCTGAGCTTGCCAAAGCCTTCTCCGTCTGGTCTGACTACACGGATCTTACTTTCACACAAAAGAGATCCGGTCAAGTCCACATAGAAATTAG GTTTGAGAAAGGCGAGCACGGTGACGGAGATCCTTTTGATGGTCCAGGAGGCACCCTCGCCCACGCTTATTTCCCG GTGTATGGAGGTGATGCCCATTTTGATGACGCTGAGATGTGGTCCATCAATTCCCGTAGAGGAACTAATCTTTTCCAG GTAGCAGCGCATGAGTTTGGTCACTCGCTGGGTCTCTCACACAGCGATGTAAGATCCGCATTGATGGCGCCGTTTTATCGTGGTTACGATCCTGCTTTCCAACTCGATCAGGACGACGTCCAAGGAATTCAG tcGCTTTATGGCCACAAGACCCAGACAGACATTGGTGGCGGTGGCGGCGGACTGATACCTTCCGTTCCTCGAGCGACCACGCAGCAGCCGTCAGCTGAGGATCCGGCTCTCTGCGCTGATCCTCGTATTGATACTATCTTTAATTCTGCCGACGGTTCGACTTTTGTATTCAAAG GCGATCATTACTGGAGGCTAACTGAAGATGGCGTAGCGGCTGGGTACCCGCGTCTTATTTCCCGAGCCTGGCCTGGTCTACCCGGAAACATTGATGCAGCATTTACCTACAAGAACGGCAAGACTTACTTCTTTAAGGGCTCGAAGTACTGGAGGTACAATGGGCAGAAGATGGACGGGGATTACCCCAAGGATATTAGTGAAG GCTTCACCGGTATCCCAGATAACCTAGATGCGGCTTTGGTTTGGTCCGGCAATGGCAAGATCTATTTCTACAAGGGCTCGAAATTCTGGCGATTTGACCCTGCACAACGGCCTCCCGTGAAAGCTACCTACCCGAAGCCTTTGTCTAACTGGGATGGAATACCTGATAACATCGACGCCGCCTTGCAGTACACTAACGGATACACCTACTTCTTCAAGGGGGGATCATACTGGAGATTCAACGACAGATTGTTCAGC GTGGACACAGACAACCCTCAGTTCCCGCGTTCAACCGCGTTCTGGTGGTTGGGCTGCAGCAGCGCGCCGCGCGGCACCGTCGGAG
- the Mmp1 gene encoding matrix metalloproteinase 1 isoform X9, which yields MRIIKNTKGISRGIMAMMTMRGGLRILWTVAAAGVLLTRSSAAPTFGTTDKATMYLAQYGYLSPSVRNPSSGHIMDESSWRRAIAEFQSFAGLNATGELDDQTNEMMSLPRCGVRDKVGFGESRAKRYALQGSRWRVKNLTYKISKYPSRLNRAEVDAELAKAFSVWSDYTDLTFTQKRSGQVHIEIRFEKGEHGDGDPFDGPGGTLAHAYFPVYGGDAHFDDAEMWSINSRRGTNLFQVAAHEFGHSLGLSHSDVRSALMAPFYRGYDPAFQLDQDDVQGIQSLYGHKTQTDIGGGGGGLIPSVPRATTQQPSAEDPALCADPRIDTIFNSADGSTFVFKGDHYWRLTEDGVAAGYPRLISRAWPGLPGNIDAAFTYKNGKTYFFKGSKYWRYNGQKMDGDYPKDISEGFTGIPDNLDAALVWSGNGKIYFYKGSKFWRFDPAQRPPVKATYPKPLSNWDGIPDNIDAALQYTNGYTYFFKGGSYWRFNDRLFSVDTDNPQFPRSTAFWWLGCSSAPRGTVGGVKSSAPRSFFWFRK from the exons ATGAGAATAATTAAGAATACGAAAGGAATTTCAAGGGGCATTATGGCAATGATGACTATGAGGGGCGGCTTGAGGATTCTATGGACGGTGGCGGCTGCCGGAGTCTTACTCACGAGGAGTAGCGCCGCTCCAACCTTCGGTACTACAGATAAGGCGACG ATGTATTTAGCACAGTACGGTTATTTAAGTCCATCAGTAAGGAATCCTTCGAGTGGACACATTATGGATGAGAGCTCGTGGAGGAGAGCCATTGCCGAATTTCAGAGCTTCGCTGGTCTTAATGCTACGG GTGAACTGGATGACCAAACGAACGAAATGATGTCATTGCCAAGGTGTGGAGTTAGAGATAAAGTAGGCTTCGGAGAGAGTCGTGCCAAAAGATACGCATTGCAAG GGTCAAGATGGCGTGTCAAAAATCTGACGTACAAGATATCCAAGTACCCATCAAGACTGAATCGCGCCGAAGTCGATGCTGAGCTTGCCAAAGCCTTCTCCGTCTGGTCTGACTACACGGATCTTACTTTCACACAAAAGAGATCCGGTCAAGTCCACATAGAAATTAG GTTTGAGAAAGGCGAGCACGGTGACGGAGATCCTTTTGATGGTCCAGGAGGCACCCTCGCCCACGCTTATTTCCCG GTGTATGGAGGTGATGCCCATTTTGATGACGCTGAGATGTGGTCCATCAATTCCCGTAGAGGAACTAATCTTTTCCAG GTAGCAGCGCATGAGTTTGGTCACTCGCTGGGTCTCTCACACAGCGATGTAAGATCCGCATTGATGGCGCCGTTTTATCGTGGTTACGATCCTGCTTTCCAACTCGATCAGGACGACGTCCAAGGAATTCAG tcGCTTTATGGCCACAAGACCCAGACAGACATTGGTGGCGGTGGCGGCGGACTGATACCTTCCGTTCCTCGAGCGACCACGCAGCAGCCGTCAGCTGAGGATCCGGCTCTCTGCGCTGATCCTCGTATTGATACTATCTTTAATTCTGCCGACGGTTCGACTTTTGTATTCAAAG GCGATCATTACTGGAGGCTAACTGAAGATGGCGTAGCGGCTGGGTACCCGCGTCTTATTTCCCGAGCCTGGCCTGGTCTACCCGGAAACATTGATGCAGCATTTACCTACAAGAACGGCAAGACTTACTTCTTTAAGGGCTCGAAGTACTGGAGGTACAATGGGCAGAAGATGGACGGGGATTACCCCAAGGATATTAGTGAAG GCTTCACCGGTATCCCAGATAACCTAGATGCGGCTTTGGTTTGGTCCGGCAATGGCAAGATCTATTTCTACAAGGGCTCGAAATTCTGGCGATTTGACCCTGCACAACGGCCTCCCGTGAAAGCTACCTACCCGAAGCCTTTGTCTAACTGGGATGGAATACCTGATAACATCGACGCCGCCTTGCAGTACACTAACGGATACACCTACTTCTTCAAGGGGGGATCATACTGGAGATTCAACGACAGATTGTTCAGC GTGGACACAGACAACCCTCAGTTCCCGCGTTCAACCGCGTTCTGGTGGTTGGGCTGCAGCAGCGCGCCGCGCGGCACCGTCGGAG
- the Mmp1 gene encoding matrix metalloproteinase 1 isoform X4 produces MRIIKNTKGISRGIMAMMTMRGGLRILWTVAAAGVLLTRSSAAPTFGTTDKATMYLAQYGYLSPSVRNPSSGHIMDESSWRRAIAEFQSFAGLNATGELDDQTNEMMSLPRCGVRDKVGFGESRAKRYALQGSRWRVKNLTYKISKYPSRLNRAEVDAELAKAFSVWSDYTDLTFTQKRSGQVHIEIRFEKGEHGDGDPFDGPGGTLAHAYFPAHQIAMQYVKRDLQSDVYTVYGGDAHFDDAEMWSINSRRGTNLFQVAAHEFGHSLGLSHSDVRSALMAPFYRGYDPAFQLDQDDVQGIQSLYGHKTQTDIGGGGGGLIPSVPRATTQQPSAEDPALCADPRIDTIFNSADGSTFVFKGDHYWRLTEDGVAAGYPRLISRAWPGLPGNIDAAFTYKNGKTYFFKGSKYWRYNGQKMDGDYPKDISEGFTGIPDNLDAALVWSGNGKIYFYKGSKFWRFDPAQRPPVKATYPKPLSNWDGIPDNIDAALQYTNGYTYFFKGGSYWRFNDRLFSVDTDNPQFPRSTAFWWLGCSSAPRGTVGDDGTPSLENDGVIARPTLTSVLVVVVTTLRHVLRT; encoded by the exons ATGAGAATAATTAAGAATACGAAAGGAATTTCAAGGGGCATTATGGCAATGATGACTATGAGGGGCGGCTTGAGGATTCTATGGACGGTGGCGGCTGCCGGAGTCTTACTCACGAGGAGTAGCGCCGCTCCAACCTTCGGTACTACAGATAAGGCGACG ATGTATTTAGCACAGTACGGTTATTTAAGTCCATCAGTAAGGAATCCTTCGAGTGGACACATTATGGATGAGAGCTCGTGGAGGAGAGCCATTGCCGAATTTCAGAGCTTCGCTGGTCTTAATGCTACGG GTGAACTGGATGACCAAACGAACGAAATGATGTCATTGCCAAGGTGTGGAGTTAGAGATAAAGTAGGCTTCGGAGAGAGTCGTGCCAAAAGATACGCATTGCAAG GGTCAAGATGGCGTGTCAAAAATCTGACGTACAAGATATCCAAGTACCCATCAAGACTGAATCGCGCCGAAGTCGATGCTGAGCTTGCCAAAGCCTTCTCCGTCTGGTCTGACTACACGGATCTTACTTTCACACAAAAGAGATCCGGTCAAGTCCACATAGAAATTAG GTTTGAGAAAGGCGAGCACGGTGACGGAGATCCTTTTGATGGTCCAGGAGGCACCCTCGCCCACGCTTATTTCCCG GCACATCAAATAGCGATGCAATATGTTAAAAGGGACTTGCAAAGTGATGTGTATACG GTGTATGGAGGTGATGCCCATTTTGATGACGCTGAGATGTGGTCCATCAATTCCCGTAGAGGAACTAATCTTTTCCAG GTAGCAGCGCATGAGTTTGGTCACTCGCTGGGTCTCTCACACAGCGATGTAAGATCCGCATTGATGGCGCCGTTTTATCGTGGTTACGATCCTGCTTTCCAACTCGATCAGGACGACGTCCAAGGAATTCAG tcGCTTTATGGCCACAAGACCCAGACAGACATTGGTGGCGGTGGCGGCGGACTGATACCTTCCGTTCCTCGAGCGACCACGCAGCAGCCGTCAGCTGAGGATCCGGCTCTCTGCGCTGATCCTCGTATTGATACTATCTTTAATTCTGCCGACGGTTCGACTTTTGTATTCAAAG GCGATCATTACTGGAGGCTAACTGAAGATGGCGTAGCGGCTGGGTACCCGCGTCTTATTTCCCGAGCCTGGCCTGGTCTACCCGGAAACATTGATGCAGCATTTACCTACAAGAACGGCAAGACTTACTTCTTTAAGGGCTCGAAGTACTGGAGGTACAATGGGCAGAAGATGGACGGGGATTACCCCAAGGATATTAGTGAAG GCTTCACCGGTATCCCAGATAACCTAGATGCGGCTTTGGTTTGGTCCGGCAATGGCAAGATCTATTTCTACAAGGGCTCGAAATTCTGGCGATTTGACCCTGCACAACGGCCTCCCGTGAAAGCTACCTACCCGAAGCCTTTGTCTAACTGGGATGGAATACCTGATAACATCGACGCCGCCTTGCAGTACACTAACGGATACACCTACTTCTTCAAGGGGGGATCATACTGGAGATTCAACGACAGATTGTTCAGC GTGGACACAGACAACCCTCAGTTCCCGCGTTCAACCGCGTTCTGGTGGTTGGGCTGCAGCAGCGCGCCGCGCGGCACCGTCGGAG
- the Mmp1 gene encoding matrix metalloproteinase 1 isoform X5, which yields MRIIKNTKGISRGIMAMMTMRGGLRILWTVAAAGVLLTRSSAAPTFGTTDKATMYLAQYGYLSPSVRNPSSGHIMDESSWRRAIAEFQSFAGLNATGELDDQTNEMMSLPRCGVRDKVGFGESRAKRYALQGSRWRVKNLTYKISKYPSRLNRAEVDAELAKAFSVWSDYTDLTFTQKRSGQVHIEIRFEKGEHGDGDPFDGPGGTLAHAYFPVYGGDAHFDDAEMWSINSRRGTNLFQVAAHEFGHSLGLSHSDVRSALMAPFYRGYDPAFQLDQDDVQGIQSLYGHKTQTDIGGGGGGLIPSVPRATTQQPSAEDPALCADPRIDTIFNSADGSTFVFKGDHYWRLTEDGVAAGYPRLISRAWPGLPGNIDAAFTYKNGKTYFFKGSKYWRYNGQKMDGDYPKDISEGFTGIPDNLDAALVWSGNGKIYFYKGSKFWRFDPAQRPPVKATYPKPLSNWDGIPDNIDAALQYTNGYTYFFKGGSYWRFNDRLFSVDTDNPQFPRSTAFWWLGCSSAPRGTVGDDGTPSLENDGVIARPTLTSVLVVVVTTLRHVLRT from the exons ATGAGAATAATTAAGAATACGAAAGGAATTTCAAGGGGCATTATGGCAATGATGACTATGAGGGGCGGCTTGAGGATTCTATGGACGGTGGCGGCTGCCGGAGTCTTACTCACGAGGAGTAGCGCCGCTCCAACCTTCGGTACTACAGATAAGGCGACG ATGTATTTAGCACAGTACGGTTATTTAAGTCCATCAGTAAGGAATCCTTCGAGTGGACACATTATGGATGAGAGCTCGTGGAGGAGAGCCATTGCCGAATTTCAGAGCTTCGCTGGTCTTAATGCTACGG GTGAACTGGATGACCAAACGAACGAAATGATGTCATTGCCAAGGTGTGGAGTTAGAGATAAAGTAGGCTTCGGAGAGAGTCGTGCCAAAAGATACGCATTGCAAG GGTCAAGATGGCGTGTCAAAAATCTGACGTACAAGATATCCAAGTACCCATCAAGACTGAATCGCGCCGAAGTCGATGCTGAGCTTGCCAAAGCCTTCTCCGTCTGGTCTGACTACACGGATCTTACTTTCACACAAAAGAGATCCGGTCAAGTCCACATAGAAATTAG GTTTGAGAAAGGCGAGCACGGTGACGGAGATCCTTTTGATGGTCCAGGAGGCACCCTCGCCCACGCTTATTTCCCG GTGTATGGAGGTGATGCCCATTTTGATGACGCTGAGATGTGGTCCATCAATTCCCGTAGAGGAACTAATCTTTTCCAG GTAGCAGCGCATGAGTTTGGTCACTCGCTGGGTCTCTCACACAGCGATGTAAGATCCGCATTGATGGCGCCGTTTTATCGTGGTTACGATCCTGCTTTCCAACTCGATCAGGACGACGTCCAAGGAATTCAG tcGCTTTATGGCCACAAGACCCAGACAGACATTGGTGGCGGTGGCGGCGGACTGATACCTTCCGTTCCTCGAGCGACCACGCAGCAGCCGTCAGCTGAGGATCCGGCTCTCTGCGCTGATCCTCGTATTGATACTATCTTTAATTCTGCCGACGGTTCGACTTTTGTATTCAAAG GCGATCATTACTGGAGGCTAACTGAAGATGGCGTAGCGGCTGGGTACCCGCGTCTTATTTCCCGAGCCTGGCCTGGTCTACCCGGAAACATTGATGCAGCATTTACCTACAAGAACGGCAAGACTTACTTCTTTAAGGGCTCGAAGTACTGGAGGTACAATGGGCAGAAGATGGACGGGGATTACCCCAAGGATATTAGTGAAG GCTTCACCGGTATCCCAGATAACCTAGATGCGGCTTTGGTTTGGTCCGGCAATGGCAAGATCTATTTCTACAAGGGCTCGAAATTCTGGCGATTTGACCCTGCACAACGGCCTCCCGTGAAAGCTACCTACCCGAAGCCTTTGTCTAACTGGGATGGAATACCTGATAACATCGACGCCGCCTTGCAGTACACTAACGGATACACCTACTTCTTCAAGGGGGGATCATACTGGAGATTCAACGACAGATTGTTCAGC GTGGACACAGACAACCCTCAGTTCCCGCGTTCAACCGCGTTCTGGTGGTTGGGCTGCAGCAGCGCGCCGCGCGGCACCGTCGGAG
- the Mmp1 gene encoding matrix metalloproteinase 1 isoform X8, translated as MRIIKNTKGISRGIMAMMTMRGGLRILWTVAAAGVLLTRSSAAPTFGTTDKATMYLAQYGYLSPSVRNPSSGHIMDESSWRRAIAEFQSFAGLNATGELDDQTNEMMSLPRCGVRDKVGFGESRAKRYALQGSRWRVKNLTYKISKYPSRLNRAEVDAELAKAFSVWSDYTDLTFTQKRSGQVHIEIRFEKGEHGDGDPFDGPGGTLAHAYFPAHQIAMQYVKRDLQSDVYTVYGGDAHFDDAEMWSINSRRGTNLFQVAAHEFGHSLGLSHSDVRSALMAPFYRGYDPAFQLDQDDVQGIQSLYGHKTQTDIGGGGGGLIPSVPRATTQQPSAEDPALCADPRIDTIFNSADGSTFVFKGDHYWRLTEDGVAAGYPRLISRAWPGLPGNIDAAFTYKNGKTYFFKGSKYWRYNGQKMDGDYPKDISEGFTGIPDNLDAALVWSGNGKIYFYKGSKFWRFDPAQRPPVKATYPKPLSNWDGIPDNIDAALQYTNGYTYFFKGGSYWRFNDRLFSVDTDNPQFPRSTAFWWLGCSSAPRGTVGVVNVQSDGARL; from the exons ATGAGAATAATTAAGAATACGAAAGGAATTTCAAGGGGCATTATGGCAATGATGACTATGAGGGGCGGCTTGAGGATTCTATGGACGGTGGCGGCTGCCGGAGTCTTACTCACGAGGAGTAGCGCCGCTCCAACCTTCGGTACTACAGATAAGGCGACG ATGTATTTAGCACAGTACGGTTATTTAAGTCCATCAGTAAGGAATCCTTCGAGTGGACACATTATGGATGAGAGCTCGTGGAGGAGAGCCATTGCCGAATTTCAGAGCTTCGCTGGTCTTAATGCTACGG GTGAACTGGATGACCAAACGAACGAAATGATGTCATTGCCAAGGTGTGGAGTTAGAGATAAAGTAGGCTTCGGAGAGAGTCGTGCCAAAAGATACGCATTGCAAG GGTCAAGATGGCGTGTCAAAAATCTGACGTACAAGATATCCAAGTACCCATCAAGACTGAATCGCGCCGAAGTCGATGCTGAGCTTGCCAAAGCCTTCTCCGTCTGGTCTGACTACACGGATCTTACTTTCACACAAAAGAGATCCGGTCAAGTCCACATAGAAATTAG GTTTGAGAAAGGCGAGCACGGTGACGGAGATCCTTTTGATGGTCCAGGAGGCACCCTCGCCCACGCTTATTTCCCG GCACATCAAATAGCGATGCAATATGTTAAAAGGGACTTGCAAAGTGATGTGTATACG GTGTATGGAGGTGATGCCCATTTTGATGACGCTGAGATGTGGTCCATCAATTCCCGTAGAGGAACTAATCTTTTCCAG GTAGCAGCGCATGAGTTTGGTCACTCGCTGGGTCTCTCACACAGCGATGTAAGATCCGCATTGATGGCGCCGTTTTATCGTGGTTACGATCCTGCTTTCCAACTCGATCAGGACGACGTCCAAGGAATTCAG tcGCTTTATGGCCACAAGACCCAGACAGACATTGGTGGCGGTGGCGGCGGACTGATACCTTCCGTTCCTCGAGCGACCACGCAGCAGCCGTCAGCTGAGGATCCGGCTCTCTGCGCTGATCCTCGTATTGATACTATCTTTAATTCTGCCGACGGTTCGACTTTTGTATTCAAAG GCGATCATTACTGGAGGCTAACTGAAGATGGCGTAGCGGCTGGGTACCCGCGTCTTATTTCCCGAGCCTGGCCTGGTCTACCCGGAAACATTGATGCAGCATTTACCTACAAGAACGGCAAGACTTACTTCTTTAAGGGCTCGAAGTACTGGAGGTACAATGGGCAGAAGATGGACGGGGATTACCCCAAGGATATTAGTGAAG GCTTCACCGGTATCCCAGATAACCTAGATGCGGCTTTGGTTTGGTCCGGCAATGGCAAGATCTATTTCTACAAGGGCTCGAAATTCTGGCGATTTGACCCTGCACAACGGCCTCCCGTGAAAGCTACCTACCCGAAGCCTTTGTCTAACTGGGATGGAATACCTGATAACATCGACGCCGCCTTGCAGTACACTAACGGATACACCTACTTCTTCAAGGGGGGATCATACTGGAGATTCAACGACAGATTGTTCAGC GTGGACACAGACAACCCTCAGTTCCCGCGTTCAACCGCGTTCTGGTGGTTGGGCTGCAGCAGCGCGCCGCGCGGCACCGTCGGAG